From the genome of Desulfonatronum thiosulfatophilum, one region includes:
- a CDS encoding LysM peptidoglycan-binding domain-containing protein: MDKKSWLQKLESMEQEPREVETPEPEPYTLREALEGRGKQLILGGVGLFVLIIMVIIISSGRGGNPDRDFSDILARLESIESRIMGLENQESGRQQALVRMQGDFSILTMRVDKLSREMKEQVAEVSSPPATRQTAQAAAPAPQPARQQTAAPAPAPTPAPAPAPAQVASSAPAPQRPAASRGVTHEVQPGETLFRISRTYNVSVDDIRRQNNLSGDRINPGQVLTIRP, translated from the coding sequence ATGGACAAAAAAAGCTGGTTGCAGAAGTTGGAATCCATGGAGCAGGAACCGAGAGAAGTTGAGACTCCTGAACCGGAACCGTATACTTTGCGAGAAGCTTTGGAAGGCCGTGGAAAGCAATTGATTCTTGGCGGCGTTGGCTTGTTTGTCCTGATCATCATGGTGATCATCATCTCGTCCGGTCGGGGCGGGAATCCGGATCGGGACTTCAGCGACATTCTGGCCCGGCTGGAGAGCATCGAGTCCAGGATTATGGGGTTGGAAAATCAGGAGAGCGGACGCCAGCAGGCTTTGGTCCGGATGCAGGGCGATTTCAGTATCCTGACCATGCGGGTGGACAAGCTTTCCCGGGAAATGAAGGAGCAGGTCGCTGAAGTCTCCAGCCCGCCGGCAACGCGGCAAACCGCGCAAGCCGCGGCGCCCGCTCCGCAGCCTGCCCGGCAACAAACGGCCGCTCCGGCACCCGCTCCCACCCCGGCTCCGGCTCCCGCACCAGCTCAGGTCGCTTCATCAGCCCCGGCACCGCAACGTCCGGCAGCCTCCAGGGGAGTAACCCATGAGGTGCAGCCCGGCGAGACCCTGTTTCGCATCAGCCGGACCTACAATGTGAGCGTGGATGACATTCGCCGCCAGAACAACCTCAGCGGAGACCGGATCAACCCAGGTCAGGTCCTCACGATCAGGCCTTAG
- a CDS encoding peptidase U32 family protein, with protein MQLNETSSPSFKPEILAPAGDRQAFLAALAAGADAVYCGLKHFSARMEAENFSLRELADLTQLAQSKGCKVLVAMNALLKPRDLTAAGHLVDQLQRHVHPDGLILQDLGLLELTRQTGFSGEVHLSTLACVSTASGLETAARLGVRQVVLPRELHLDEIKQMAQACPSGMNLEVFVHGALCYAVSGRCYWSSYMGGKSGLRGRCVQPCRRVYKQEGRMGSYFSCQDLSLDVLVKTLLDIPEVRTWKIEGRKKSAHYVFYTVTAYRLLRDESNSVRARKEAAALLEMALGRPGSHAGFLPQRKYTPLAPNTHLASGLLAGHIPKDAKTAFIRPRLPLHPGDLLRLGSEDQPWHRVLRVTRFVPKGAQFNLAVEQGKKASDKTKRSFDGRPGGTTPKSTAPPPGAPVWLIDRREPELKRLIQQLEIELNQFASDDVQASSFAPTLPRAARFEGRGRTMTVSRRPRRSQEKVAQAMWLDPKFLEHMGRETCRRLCWWLPPVIWPEEEYIWRKALEQVQSAGATFFICNASWQLSLFDSPISMTDREIWAGPFCNTANALAIDQLRQIGYDGAVVSPELDEESLLALPEQASLPLGIIIEGMLPFCVSRLQAEELVPEKPLVSPKGEIAWTRKYQQNLWVYPDWTLDLRPYREKIESAGYRIFIQLEEKLPAGLDQRPRTSPFNWNLRLL; from the coding sequence ATGCAACTCAATGAAACAAGCTCCCCGTCCTTCAAGCCGGAAATACTTGCTCCCGCCGGAGACCGACAGGCCTTCCTGGCGGCTCTGGCTGCCGGAGCCGACGCCGTCTACTGCGGCCTGAAGCACTTCTCGGCCAGGATGGAAGCGGAGAATTTTTCCCTGCGCGAACTGGCCGACCTGACCCAGCTGGCCCAATCCAAGGGCTGCAAGGTCCTGGTGGCCATGAACGCGCTGCTCAAGCCCCGGGATCTCACTGCCGCCGGACATCTGGTGGACCAGTTGCAGCGCCACGTCCATCCGGACGGACTCATTCTTCAGGATCTGGGACTGCTGGAACTCACCCGCCAGACCGGCTTCTCCGGCGAGGTGCATCTCTCCACCCTGGCCTGCGTCAGCACGGCCTCAGGCCTGGAGACCGCGGCGCGCCTCGGCGTGCGGCAGGTGGTGCTGCCCCGGGAACTGCATCTGGATGAAATCAAGCAGATGGCCCAGGCTTGCCCATCGGGCATGAACCTGGAAGTCTTCGTCCACGGCGCGCTGTGCTACGCCGTCTCCGGACGCTGCTACTGGAGCAGCTACATGGGCGGCAAAAGCGGGTTGCGGGGGCGTTGCGTCCAGCCGTGCCGACGGGTTTACAAACAGGAGGGCCGCATGGGGAGCTATTTCTCCTGCCAGGATCTCAGCCTGGACGTGCTGGTCAAAACCCTGCTGGACATCCCGGAAGTTCGCACCTGGAAAATCGAGGGCCGCAAGAAAAGCGCCCACTATGTTTTCTACACCGTCACCGCATACCGCCTCCTCCGGGACGAAAGCAATTCGGTCCGCGCCCGAAAAGAAGCCGCTGCCTTGCTGGAAATGGCTCTCGGCCGCCCCGGATCCCATGCCGGATTCCTGCCCCAACGAAAATACACGCCCCTGGCTCCGAACACGCACCTCGCTTCCGGGCTTTTGGCCGGGCACATTCCCAAGGATGCAAAAACCGCCTTCATCCGGCCACGGCTTCCCCTGCATCCGGGTGATCTGTTGCGGCTCGGCTCCGAGGATCAGCCATGGCACAGGGTCCTGCGGGTCACCCGGTTCGTCCCCAAAGGCGCACAATTCAACCTTGCCGTGGAACAAGGAAAAAAAGCTTCCGATAAAACGAAACGTTCCTTCGATGGCAGACCAGGAGGCACAACGCCCAAGAGTACGGCCCCGCCGCCGGGAGCCCCTGTCTGGCTCATTGATCGTCGTGAACCGGAATTGAAACGACTGATCCAGCAACTTGAAATCGAGCTGAACCAGTTCGCATCGGATGATGTTCAGGCCTCGTCCTTTGCCCCGACTCTGCCTCGAGCCGCTCGCTTCGAGGGCCGCGGGCGAACCATGACGGTCTCCCGCAGGCCGCGACGAAGCCAGGAAAAAGTTGCCCAGGCAATGTGGTTGGACCCGAAATTCCTGGAGCACATGGGCAGGGAAACCTGCCGCCGATTGTGCTGGTGGCTGCCGCCGGTGATCTGGCCGGAAGAGGAATATATCTGGCGCAAAGCCCTGGAGCAGGTCCAATCTGCTGGAGCGACATTTTTTATCTGCAATGCATCCTGGCAGCTTTCCCTATTCGATTCCCCGATCTCCATGACGGATCGGGAAATCTGGGCCGGCCCCTTCTGCAACACGGCAAATGCCCTGGCCATAGATCAACTGCGGCAAATCGGATACGACGGCGCCGTGGTCAGCCCGGAACTGGACGAAGAGTCTCTCCTGGCCCTGCCCGAACAGGCCAGTCTGCCACTGGGAATTATTATCGAAGGAATGTTGCCTTTCTGCGTCTCACGCCTGCAGGCCGAGGAACTGGTCCCGGAAAAGCCTTTGGTCAGCCCCAAAGGCGAAATCGCATGGACGCGCAAATACCAGCAGAATCTCTGGGTCTATCCGGACTGGACCCTGGACTTGCGCCCTTACAGAGAAAAAATCGAATCCGCGGGGTACCGCATCTTCATCCAGCTTGAGGAAAAACTTCCTGCGGGACTAGATCAGCGGCCCCGGACATCCCCGTTCAACTGGAACTTGCGGTTGCTCTGA
- a CDS encoding EVE domain-containing protein codes for MPNYWLLKSEPTCFAIDDLAAAPNQTTYWDGVRNYQARNLMRDMRTGDQALYYHSQVNPSVVGLVEIVREAYPDHTAWDPQSDHFDPRSTPEKPAWDMVDIRLMQKFAHPLPLPMLRTITALTGMELLRKGSRLSVQPVTADQFAIILELAANQSSSSISQELHATQ; via the coding sequence ATGCCCAACTACTGGCTGCTCAAAAGCGAGCCCACCTGCTTTGCCATCGACGACCTTGCCGCGGCCCCGAACCAGACCACATACTGGGACGGGGTGCGAAACTATCAGGCCCGCAACCTGATGCGCGATATGCGCACCGGGGATCAGGCCCTGTATTATCATAGCCAAGTCAACCCTTCCGTGGTCGGTCTGGTCGAAATTGTCCGTGAAGCCTATCCGGACCACACTGCCTGGGATCCCCAAAGCGACCACTTTGATCCGAGATCCACGCCGGAAAAACCGGCATGGGACATGGTGGACATCCGCCTGATGCAAAAGTTCGCCCATCCCCTGCCTTTGCCCATGCTGCGCACCATCACGGCACTGACCGGCATGGAACTGCTGCGCAAAGGCAGCCGACTTTCCGTCCAGCCCGTAACCGCGGACCAGTTCGCAATCATCCTTGAGCTGGCCGCGAATCAATCCTCATCATCGATTTCCCAGGAACTCCATGCAACTCAATGA
- a CDS encoding tetratricopeptide repeat protein has product MSKRIAFCGCLVVMFFFAGAERSYSAGSGHDLGYVQQHALAGDAMFQHQLGLIYGEGRGVPRDSESAFYWFTKAAEQGHLESQVNLGAMYAMGVGVQRNYLHAAHWYRIAAERGHPEAQNNLAILFEEGLGFAPDKNQALRWYTEAANQGHPEALYNLAQLHLEQEDAEENVQKALDLLVAAAERGYAPAQYHAGYLLERGEGVKQNLHIAAALYKMAAQQGLPEAQLNLGVMYLTGQGVSQENVLAYKWFILAVFHGLEQAAEAMNLAETRMTPGQISDARRQAEQWVLQRRAGQ; this is encoded by the coding sequence ATGTCCAAGCGGATCGCTTTTTGCGGCTGCCTCGTTGTCATGTTTTTCTTTGCCGGGGCGGAACGAAGCTATTCCGCGGGTTCCGGCCATGACCTGGGTTATGTCCAGCAGCATGCCCTGGCGGGTGATGCAATGTTTCAGCATCAATTGGGGTTGATCTACGGCGAGGGTCGCGGCGTGCCGCGTGATTCGGAGTCGGCGTTCTACTGGTTTACCAAGGCAGCCGAGCAGGGACATCTGGAGTCCCAGGTCAATCTGGGAGCCATGTACGCCATGGGGGTCGGGGTGCAGCGAAATTATCTGCATGCCGCCCATTGGTACCGAATCGCCGCTGAACGGGGGCACCCGGAAGCCCAGAACAATCTGGCCATCCTCTTCGAAGAGGGACTGGGATTCGCTCCGGACAAGAACCAGGCGCTGCGCTGGTACACCGAGGCTGCAAATCAGGGCCACCCAGAGGCATTGTATAATCTGGCCCAATTGCATCTGGAGCAGGAAGATGCGGAAGAGAACGTTCAGAAAGCCTTGGATCTGCTCGTTGCTGCAGCTGAAAGAGGCTATGCGCCGGCGCAGTATCACGCCGGATATTTGCTGGAGCGGGGCGAGGGCGTGAAACAGAATCTTCACATAGCCGCCGCCTTGTACAAGATGGCCGCGCAACAGGGACTGCCCGAGGCGCAGCTCAATCTGGGGGTGATGTATCTGACCGGTCAGGGAGTCTCCCAGGAAAACGTGCTGGCCTACAAGTGGTTCATCCTGGCCGTATTCCATGGGCTTGAACAGGCAGCCGAAGCAATGAATCTGGCTGAAACACGCATGACGCCGGGACAGATCAGCGATGCCCGCAGACAGGCCGAGCAGTGGGTTCTTCAGCGGCGTGCCGGACAATGA
- a CDS encoding tRNA (cytidine(34)-2'-O)-methyltransferase yields the protein MQIVLYQPEIPPNTGNIARLCAATQTPLHLIEPLGFRLEDKYLRRAGLDYWKHVQVRVWPNWEEFLEGISPGRLVFSSARKGVELHQFPFQEQDLLVFGPETRGLPPELLANDAPCIRVPIWGEVRSLNLSTCAGIVLYEALRQTGGIP from the coding sequence GTGCAGATAGTCTTGTATCAACCAGAAATACCTCCGAATACGGGCAATATTGCACGGCTCTGCGCGGCGACGCAGACTCCGCTGCATCTGATCGAACCCCTGGGATTTCGGCTTGAGGATAAATATCTGCGTCGGGCGGGACTGGACTATTGGAAGCACGTCCAGGTTCGGGTCTGGCCGAACTGGGAGGAGTTTCTTGAGGGAATCAGTCCTGGCCGCCTGGTATTCAGCAGTGCGAGAAAAGGAGTTGAGCTCCATCAGTTTCCATTTCAGGAGCAGGATTTGCTGGTGTTTGGGCCGGAAACCAGAGGTCTGCCTCCGGAACTGCTTGCAAACGATGCGCCCTGCATCCGCGTGCCGATCTGGGGAGAAGTGCGCAGCCTGAATCTGTCTACTTGTGCCGGAATCGTACTCTACGAAGCATTGCGCCAGACGGGAGGCATTCCGTAA